Below is a genomic region from Astatotilapia calliptera chromosome 2, fAstCal1.2, whole genome shotgun sequence.
AATTGTGTTATCTCATAGCACAAAAGAATATATTGACAAGCTTGTTCAGTGACTTTCAGCTTTAGACAgaatttaaaattatataattgTTCATTTTGAAACCAGCAAAGTGCAGAAATGGGAAGACAAAACTGTTGTCATGAGAATTTGTTCTCTTTTGAAAAATTGTCTGCAATGTTCTCTGCAGAGAGCAAAGCTAGTTCACAAGCATCGGTGCTGATTAGACTAGATTTTATCAACATCTGCAAGAAGAAGATGTCAAAACAGTCACATCATTTCTTTTCACCCTGTGGTTTAAAGATGCAGAAACAATAGTAGCATTTGGTTATACATTGCAAAACCACTGTATGAATATGCAACATATTGTTGGAATATTAATGCAAACACCTCGTAAATAAGCTGTCTAATCTAACCTGAACagcttgtctttgtgtttttgtctttgcaaacTTAATATGAATTCATTATTGTCCCTTTAGTGTTTAGAAAgctgagaaagaaagatattTAATTACATCTTCCATCACAGAATTGCAAAACTAATAATGCTCATTTATAATAATGGTAATTTGTAGGCAGTtctcttttaaagaaaaaaaatgaggtgcaataaagactgttttttctgcttgtaaAGGCTGTTTGAGGGTGCTGGTGACTGAGGtcagtgtttttcctgtttttttttcagcaggtaGACCCTTTAGGGTACATCTACCACTGACCACTGATATGTGGTGACAGTTGCCCTGctctttaaagcttttttttttaattttcatactgTGGAGAGAGGTTACAGAGAGTGAGCGGGAAAAGAGTCAGGGAAACAAACATGTTCATGTTCTTGAGCCTTCAAGCGTGGACACAAACGTACACCTAAAAGCAGCTTTTATGTTGGCATCCGTGTAGGTTTACCTGCACTGGAAATCCAATAATGACAGGCTTCTGCCACATGGTATTTACTCATATACTTTAAAATCCCAAATAAGTGAAGCACTTATGTGTTGGGCAAAGCTACAGTCTGTACACCAGAGTACTTCAAAGTGACCCCTCTTCTGGCCTTGTGTGCACCTTTCTGTTTGGCTGGTACATTTTTCATAAACATCCCCTGGCTGTATGTCTGGTTGCCTAACATAGCTGCATATGTGTTATATAACTGAACCTCCAGAGCAAACAGATGGAAGCACCGCAGCAACAGGTATTACCTTCACTGTGCCAGCATAGAACAATTCCAGATTATGATTCATGAATAATGGATGAGTGCAATTGCACATAAGCAAGTTAGGCCTTCACAAAAGTAGTTTACAATGATAGATGGGCATCTATGCTTCACTGACAAAATTCATGCACTGATCAGTGATCACTGCTTCCATTAAAGCTATTTTAATTTGAACACTTTGCCCTCCTAACTCATCACCTGCAGGGTTGATAAAGTTCAGAGAAACCTCCACCTGTGCTGTTTTACCTCTTGTTCCATCAGGGACTCTTAATGATGGTGCCATCACAAATTATTCaggtttttcaaagaaaaattaTTTCTGATGCAAcatacagtgcttaacaaatgtATTCACCCAATCCTATACCCAGAATAATGTTTCacccacatctggttgaatgTTATGCTTGATTCATTTCTGACTTCTCAGAGTAGTCCCTTGTGCCAGCtcaaaaaatttgaatttagcattttttttttttagttctgaAGTTTTTGatagatttctaaaatatttgcgtgtccttgttttttttatgataaTACATTGATCAAGCAGTGTACTTATATATTGATAAACAGCGTGGTAGGAAACCTCATTTTAAAGGATGAAGGAAAAACTCGCACGTGTCTATTTTTTCCTACTGGCGATTTGGTTTGAACATGTAAAGCAGAGACAttaaatatgaagaaagaaaaaaatattaaggaCAAAAAGCAAACTTACATGTAGAGAAAcactttaaagttttaaagatatctcttctctctctctctctctctctctctctctctctctctctctctctctctctctctctctctctctctcagtttagAAATGGGCTGGTTCTCTCGGTGATGTCACCTCGCTCCTGTGTGGACATTTATTCCACACAGTGTGCATCTCCCGTTCGTCTCCATAGAGAAGCGGTTCACCCTAACGCAACTAGCATTACGCATGACATGGATGCCGCAGGAGCGAGTTTATTCTCGGAGTCTTTGCGGATTGTGAACTCTGCTCCTCTCGCAGTTTTCTCACACAGTCGACATCTGATGTGCGTGTCGGATCTCCCCAAAGGACGTGTGTTAAACAGTTTGCTGTTTCAGGAGATCACGTCTGCAGCCCCCGTGTCTTATGTGGGCTGCACTCGATAGTGACCCGGAGCTTTACGCGCAGCCGATCCCCATGCTTTAGCAACACAGCTCAGCGCACTCAACCTTAGATGTTTCGAAAAAGAACAGGGTGAAATAACAAAGATGATACAAACGGACATTTTGCAGACAGAATGGATTTAACCCAGCTAAGCCTCTTGTTGGAAAATGTTTCCAACGTTGAAAACACCACCGACGCACCGTTCGCTCTGCCACACACAGAGGCAGCCACCGCACTCATCATCCTCGTGGTTACAGTGATCATTTCGGTCACAATTGTTGGTAATGTGTTGGTGATTGTAGCGGTTCTTACTAGCAGGGCTCTCCGTGCCCCTCAGAACCTTTTCCTGGTCTCTCTTGCATCGGCGGACATCCTGGTGGCCACACTAGTGATCCCCTTCTCCCTCGTCAACGAGGTAATGGGCTACTGGTACTTTGGAAGTACTTGGTGCGCCTTCTATCTCGCTCTGGATGTGTTGTTCTGCACCTCATCCATCGTTCACCTGTGCGCCATCAGCCTGGACCGATACTGGTCAGTAACCAAGGCAGTTAGCTACAACCTGAAACGGACACCTAAGCGCATCAAGTCCATGATTGCTGTAGTGTGGATAATATCTGCTATCATCTCCTTCCCTCCTCTCCTCATGACCAAACACGATGAACGGGAGTGTCTGCTAAATGATGAAACCTGGTACATCCTCTCATCCTGCCTGGTCTCCTTTTTCGCTCCCGGTCTCATTATGATTCTGGTATATTGTAAAATTTATAAAGTTGCCAAGCAGCGCTCCTCCACCGTGTTCGTGGCTAAGAATGGCCTGGAGAGGCAGCCCTCTCAGTCAGAGACCTGTTTTGTCAGGAAGGACCGGTTCGAAATGGAGAGCCCTAGCAGTCAAAGCTCCGGCAGCCATCCGCAAAAGCAAGGGGAGCTGGACGACATTGACCTGGAGGAGAGCTGCTGTGCATCGGATACGAAACCCCGACACCATCGCTTCACCAAGCGAAGGAAAGTAGAGGGATCGGACAGTTGTCCACCCCAGAACTGCCGACTTTCCTGGGCTTCAGCCCGGGCGTTACAACTTTACCCGGAGCAGAAGAACCCAGCTGGGCGACAACAGCTGGCCGCAGCCAACAAGACCAAAGTGGCCCAGATGCGGGAGAAGCGCTTCACCTTCGTCTTGGCGGTAGTGATGGGGGTGTTTGTGCTCTGCTGGTTCCCCTTCTTCTTTACTTACAGCCTGCATGCTAtctgcagagagagctgctaCATCCCCGCCGCACTTTTCAACCTTTTCTTTTGGATTGGCTACTGCAACAGTTCTGTGAACCCCATAATCTACACCATTTTCAACAGGGATTTCAGAAAAGCTTTTAAGAAAATCATATGCAGGACATCAAAACGCACATGAAAGGTTGAAAAAAATTTTTCTGGCTCTCAGAAACATTGGGAAGAAATCATAGTATTATAACTTATTGATCTTGGCTGACTATTCTGCTACTCCatcatttaaatgtaatgtttagCATATTAAAAATATCCAGTGTTGTGTACACATTAAATTGTCTATAATTGAAATAAATCATTATATATACTTGACCATTCCTGCAGCAAGCTCAGATATTTCAGGGCAAGGGGAAGTCATGGTCACGTCTGTTGCTGGACTCTGAGTGTTGGCAGCTGGTCACTGTGGGTGCCGAGATAAATAGAAGATTAATCTCCAGCATGgagattttgactttttttgtgatattgaagaggaaaaaaagtgctGAATTCTGCATGGATGAAATGTTTGGCATTATTTCAGGTAATTCGTGTAGCTTTCTGTGCTTGCTGCAGTTAAAGGTACAGCAAGGTTATCAGCTGTTTCTTATCAGTGAACCCCTAAACTTATGTAAGAGTGTAATCTCACACCTCCGCCATGCTATCACACCACCTCAGGACCAGAACAATGGCCGAGCTGAGGCCTGCATTTGCAGAATTGATTGCACACGTCTCTGTATTTCATTTCCCTGCAACTGCTTAACATTTtgtcattaaatattttaagatgCTGTTAAACATGCAGTGCCAACTTACTATACATATCGTTTTTAAGTCTTAGACAAAAGCCTCCTGATGGATTTGACATATTCTTgaataaacagaagaagaacactcaaaataacaaaagtaaaaacatttctGATAAGATCTCAGGACTGGTTTAATCCACTGTGAGCTCTCTTTGgttaaaaaaagagtttaatATCTATAAGTCAGGCCTCACACTGTGATGCTAAGCTTTATAAAGCTGTTAGATTACCACTTTCTTAATATAGTGAAAAATCTGCAGAAGAAATCATTCATAAGGGACAATTCTTCAgtatgtgattaaaaaatgattaATGCATTGGTACAACTCGCATACATAGGATGGGAGTGTTATTAGAAGACTGTATTTGAacttcccaacactgttttCCATACAACATCAGACTGTGGTCGGTTGTTGATGCATGTGGGATACAACGTGTATGTCATACGGTGAATATATCATGAAGGACCGCGCTGAGTATAAATACACTATTTATATCCTCTTAGGAATGTCTTCAAAGCACTCCTACTGCTCACTGGCCCCTCGCCAAAGATAATCACCCTGTCTGAGGgatgtcatgctgaaaaagagaaaaaaaaatgaaagcggTTTTTGTGAAGTATGCTCACATTCACAAGGGTATTGTTAAAATACTGTCAGGAGAAACAAGGGTGAAGATGGctgcatattttcttttcttttaatgtgaaaTACCATTTTATTTATGAAGGGAATCAGAAAGTCCGAGAGGAGTGTTGTTAGCGCGAGGAAACTTTATCTCAGAGGGATTCACAAACTCTCGAAAGAAATTAAACGTCTGGGTCAAGTCGCACTTGTAAGAGTCTGTGTAATTAGCTTTGTTCCTTCATCACATTTAGCAGGATGGGATTGATGCTTATTTATCTGTGACTTAATGGGATGTTGCTGTACACATGTTACATGTAACCTGATTTCTCCAGAGAACAAAATTACAAGTGCATTTTTCATTACCTCAAAATGAAACactcatatttaaattatttgctGATAGTAAACTGATTCGTGGCTGACAAGACACCCAACTCCCTTGTTAAATCACACTTCCGAATTCAATTGTCTTTTGTAATCAGCTGCTCAACTGCAGCAGGATTGGGGCACAATACTTTTAATTAGCTGTAGTGTTTTCTGACGCTTTCATGTGCACTTCCTCCAGGCAAGTCTCTTCAAATGTCAGCGCAGCTCTGTTAAATCTTTTGAAAGCGAGCGCTTGCAATATTACATTACAGTGCTGTTATTTTCCTTTGGTGACCCGGGAGGAAAGTATGACAAAGCAAAACATGGAGAATTTTCATAGTCCTTCACCAGTCGTCGCATAAACGCTCTGATAGCTCAACTTTTATTCAAAACCAAGCCTGTGGtggctttttgtgttttgcagatTTGAAGCTCTACAGTCTGCACAACAATCCACAAACTCTTTTCCTTATCCCAGAATGTAAACAAAGTTGGCGACTGGCTCAGGGAGGGAAGCAGAGCTGCAGTGACCCTTGACCTCCTAAACTCTCTTCTAAAGACTTAATGAGAGCAACAGAACAACTGGACAGAGACAAAACATTTCCTGATGTGGACTGTTGACAAAAAAAGCCCCACTCGAGCCTCTTAATAGGGGAAGAAGAGTGAAGATTtggagttaaaaaaacaacaacatttttttagagCCAGAAAATTTTGCAAGGTTATTTGCAGTCCTAATAGTCAGAAAAGAGACAGTAATGAATATTTCAAGATAGGTGCGCCGCAGAGAAAAGTGAGCGTCTTAGGAAAAGGGAGAGAGTGGAGAAGGGAGCAGTTGCTTCTTGTCGTCTGCTACATTACCTTGTTTATCACACAACGGAGCATCTGCAGGTAATTGCTTTTTTCAATTGTCTCTAACAAGATAAGGATTGGAGGCAAGTGAGGCCAAATTTCGACTCAATCTCAGGAAGCTGTGTATCCAGAGAAGGAGACCTCAGTATGTCATTAGTGTAAATCAGCTGGTTTCATGTCTGAGCGAGGGTGGAACTGGGCTCATGTCTCCAGGGTGTTCTGATATATCGCCCTGCTAAACGCAACCACTATGTGACTTGAGTCGACAATATAAATCACACCGTACTAATTTAAAGATGATAGTGGTATTATCTGTGTTTGAGAGCAGATTTTACTAACTGAATCCCAGTGACGTTCATATTGCATTTTAAGATATTTACTATTTACTATactatgttttgtattttccgTAGAGATttggaaattaaaatattattgtGCATTTCCCTTCACTGTGGTGAACATGGGCACTGTTTAGATAGAGCCAGTCCAGCAAACACTTTCCCCGCTGCTGTGGAAAATCTGTAGCACGGCGAGTTTGCTGCTAAATCTGCATAAATTATCCTCAAATGACACAATCTACTCCAATTTGAATAACAATACAGTGGCCGGAAGTTTAAGAAAGTGGACTGGATCACTGGTTTTAAAATTGTCTTATGATTCATCGTCTGCTTTATTCCTTTGATTCTCAACAAATAAAGAATGTGTATAAACAAAGAGAAATATGTAAGCCATGTAATTAGTCATAACTGATACAATGTCGCTCATTTGGACTGAACGTTTACATCATGCTCGGTGGCTGTAACTCCTTAAAACAAAACTATTTTCCCCCTTGTATGTtctcatacagaaaaaaaaacatgtctgaGGGGTGACTAATGACTTGGACTGTGCTGGAAATGTTTTAGTCCCCAAAGACCCAACTAGGACACGTAATCTGAGTTATCTCTGCTCTGGTACCTGCCTTATTATTTGTTATCCAGGATTAGGTACAAAGATAGTTCAAAAAGTAATGAGTAGTCATTCTAGGAGACAACTTAAGTTTACCTCCATTTAACTCCAAACTATCTCTGATTTAAATGTTTGGTAGTGATGAGGTAATGATGTAATAATGATGCAATAAGGTGGAAAAAAGGTAATAATATTTATTGCCCATTTATATAAATTTCAGTGAAATATCACTCAGGTATGATGATAGTTGACACATTACTTGGTTATTTGACATTACTTTTGTAGAGTGGTAATAACTTGTTATTACCATATTATTACCCCCACACAGCTGTAATACAAGGTGATACTTAAGTAACGGACTCTTCATCACTACATTCAGAACATTCAGGGACATTTGCACCTCTCTGAGTTTATATTCATGAATTCCTCCAGAACTACAGGTCTAAAGTATTGCACCATCCAGATAGAAAGTGGACAACAAGGCCTTCTGAATGCTGTGTTGCTGCTAACTGGCTTTACACATCAGTGAGTGAGAGACactgcatccatccatgcacAGTGTCTCATAAATTGCACACAATTCATGAGAGACCAAATCTTTTTATCCTCAGACAATATTTAAactcaaacaaaacatttgtgcAGCTGCTTCATTTGGGGAAATCTCTGCTACATTTCTCTCACAATCTGGACTGTTGTTAACACGCTCCAGTGCTTTCCCTCACTCCTGTGATGAGACAGATTACTCGGGCTGATTATGCATTCTGCTGGACGATGGTGCATCTCTGCCaactgattattatttatttctatcaTCACCGGTAAACACACATAAGACAAACACACTCTCAGCTCTCTGCCAGGCGCTCGTCTGTTTCACACATACAGGGAGAGTAAGTAAAGCATTAAGAGGATGTTTGTGACCTGCGATAGCCTACATAGTCTTTAAAGCCTATGATAGCCCAGATAGGATCTTTCAcctttaaaacaggaaatgaactgGACCTGCTGTTTAGCAAAGGTATGTCACTGTCACACAACAGGGACACTGCACTCTGAATATCGTTAGTTCACTTTTAAACAACACATAACTCACTGCTAATTAAAATAACTGTAGTCTGAAACACAGCAACCTCCCTGCCTTTTGACCCTTTTATATTTCACCAACCATCCAGATTCATAAAAGCACATATGAAACCATTTTTTCCTTTCAAGGCTTGTTTTATGAAGCACTAGTAGGGGTCGCTTCCtgcagtgtttttctaagttgaaacAATTTTTGTGGCGGCACCTGCAGCAATAACACTCTGCTAACTAATATTTGTAGCAAAAGGAGGATGAATATTAGAAATAATGAAAATGGGAGTTACTATAAAGAGCTTCATGTGCATAGAAATAAAGTCTGTGTTATTTCCTCAGGCAGGAGGGATCGGCTCTGTTGTTTTTCACCAccgacagcaacaacaacacttcGGCGCATACTCTCTTCTTCCCCAGTTTAAATGGATATGAAGGATGGGTGTAAATGCTGATGATTATGAGTTCACatgcatgtttttcttctttttattttactgaagaTATTAAATAAGTGGCAAATAAAAGTAATCTTTAAGAACTTCTTCAACAGTATTGATTGCATTTAGTTCTTGAATGACTTACAAGTAACTCACCGAGGCTGCTTTTGCTCAGCGTATATATGTGTGCAGTGATCATGAAAGATTTCTTTTGGTGTCGAGCATATCAAACATAGCCTTCAAAAACTCACATGCATGCGACAAGCTTGTGCTTGCAATACTCCGGTGCAGGCTTTCAGCTCTCCTAATCCCATAAGAgagaggatgttttttttcactttcttaaGCTACAGTAAGAAGAGGATAACGCGCTTTTACTCCTGTCCCTAAAAGGATCAAATTCACATAGCCTTGTCCATAATATTTGATATTTCAGGGgtttaaagagagaaaatagaAAAGGAATTTAGCAAAACTTGTTGTTTTatcttcaagaaaaaaaaatgaaaatccattaaagcattaaagcagcatttatcagcattttaattataatgtaaaaagatctcaaaaagaaaatgactatCGTGTGACTGTATAGTTTCCCCATGCCTGAAGGAGgattattgttttggtttttgatgATATTCTTTCATCCGCCTTGTATGGTACAGCTCCAACACCAAACATCAGATAAATTTAAACTACTTGCAGATTGATGAAACCAGATTAGCATTTAGCAGCTAAAGACACGAATATTTCCCCAAAGAAATGACAccaaaacacagctgggagctgGGTAGAAATTGGACTTTGATTCATCAAATGGTCGGCAGCAACAACTCCAAATAGTTGATAATGTTGCATCATGGCTGCTGGGTAGTTTGAGAAGTGTTGCCAGCACATTTATCAGAACAGCTTcatgtaataacaacacatGAGAGCTATTCTTACATCACCTTTTTGCTCTGCCCCCAAGAAACCAAATAATGAAGGTTTTACTATTCAGATTATTACAACCTCAATTCTAAACAAAACTGGGAAGTTGTGTAAAACATAAGTAAAAACTGAATGTAATCATTTGGAAACATCATAAACCCGCATTTTATTCATAGCAGAGCATagaaaatatgtaaaacattgaaactgagaaaaaatataaatttatgaataaaattcgatcattttgaatttgaagagACATATCTCAAAAGACGGCAGTGTTTACCACTCAACGTTTCATTTACCATGAGTGTGGgaaccatctgggaactctggGAACCAGTTGCTGGAATGTCCATTCTTGTCTGATATAGGATTCTAGCTAACAGCTAACAGTCCTGGGTCGTcttcttgtatttttcatttcacaacatttcaggtgttttcagttgAAGAAATGTCTGGAATGGGGCGAGGCCAGTTCACCATCCAGACTTTTCTACTCTGCAGCAGTGTTTTATATGTGGTTTAGCTTTGCAGTGCTAAAATATACAAGGCCTCCTTTAAAAAGATGACATCCAGATAGGAGAATATCTTGGATGTCTTGGTTTAAACCCTGTGTATAGAATTCAGCACTCTTGATACGCTTTCAGATGTGCGAGCTGCCAATTTCAGAGGCACTAATGCACCTCGTACCATCAGAAATGCAGACTTTTGAACTCTGTACTAATaataagcaaataagctaaAAGGCTCATTTTGATTTGTCTGACCACataacagttttccactttcccccagtccattttaaataagCTTTGGCTTATAATTATGTTAACTAATTGCGTATGTTTGCATCTTAGaactttaacctgcatttgtaGATTGCACAAGAAATTGTGCTCACTGAAAATGATTTCAATGATTTGTTCCTGAGCACATGCGGCGATTGCTATGAACAAAtcatgcagtgctgcctgagTGCCAGAAGTTCACAGGCATCTGATACTTGTTTTCAGCCTTGTCATTTGCACATTTTGAGAGAATTGGAGTTATATTTTAGGTCCAGGTTTATTCCtggtaaaataataattttatggCAAAGTGAATTACCcttttatttagaaaagtaCTTTTGATGTCTGAGGCAAACACATTTTTGTCAGATATTCCCCACATAATTTTCTCCATACAAATATCCCCCTGACTGAGAGATTGTGGATTATGAATAGTATGATGAAAATCCTGCTGTTCAGAGAGGAAGTGAAGGAAGTTGTGGGAAGGGTGGAAGAGGGGTGTTTTACCCTTGACCTCAGTCCCTGTGGCCAAGAACTGAACGCAGTACTGAAGAGGCCACACGCTCATTCCACAAGACAATCACCCATAAAAATTTGGATGTTATGCATCAGTTTCATAAACTTATTTATCATGCTGTGCATTGAGAGTCAAGTCCACTGTTAAGGTTGTGTGTTATTTTAACAGTTCTAATCCAAGATTGTGGAATAGTTACTCAAGCATTCACCCGTCACTCCCCGAGGGGTAAGAAGTCACTTGGGTCATTTAAATACAACCTGCAACCTCTCCAACACCAACCAAGCATAGGATTTAcagtcattttcttttccattcttTTATCTCATTCCCTGAGAACGTTGGTCAGCGTTCCCAAGCTGGAGCTAGagtgtaaaaactgaaaatatataGACAATTTAGTAAAATTCAGAAATTCTAAGAAAAGCAGGAAGTAATAACTCAAAGCAAGAAGCTGATTGAAGACGATGGCTGAAGAGAGCACAGCTGCAAAACATAGCAGCCGTTCATACGTAATGGAGATTGTCACAATTCCACTGTGGCATCAAAATAAGGGCAGGGGAAAAATGCAGGAGCAATGAAACGTTACTCTGAGGAAATAGACCAATGTCCTGCTGtgaaaacaaggcaaaacagtCCAAACAAGGGGACTGTTTATTTCCATGACATTGACGCTTCTCCACCACATCGATTCGCCTCCATCTCCCTTTGCTTattataatggattggatttatatagcgcttttcaaggcacccaaagcgctttacaataccactattcattcactctcacattcatacactggtggaggcaagctacagttgtagccacagctgccctggggcagactgacagaagcgaggctgccatattacgccatcggcccctctggccaacaccagtaggcaagtagggtaaagtgccttgcccagggacacaacgagcaggacagagagcccggggatcgaaccggcgaccttccggttacagatgcgattcccaacccctgagccacggtcgcccccctATTACTATGTTccaggttccatcttgggaccccttctgtttaacatctacatgctcccactggcacagattataaacaacaacaaaataaactatcacagctatgcagatgacacacaaatatatatcacaatgtcaccaggagaccgaggccctgtacaggctcttggtaaatgcattgaggaaatcaatgactggttgtgccacaattttctccagctaaacaaaaacaaaactgaggtaatagtctttggcgccaaagaaaaacgattacaggtcaccagagaacttcaatctatacatctaaaaaccacaaaccaggcgagaaatttgggtgtagtgatggatgcagacctaaacttagaaaaacacattaagacaataacaaagtcagcttactatcacctcaagaatatatcaaggataaaagatcagatgtctcaacaggacctggaaaaactagtccatgcattcatctttagtaggcttgattactgtaacagcatctttacaggtctacctaaaaaatcagtcagacaactacagctcattcagaactctgctgctcgagtcctcactaagaccaaaaaagtggaccacatcagtccagctctgaggtccttacactggctgcctgtccgtcagaggatagactttaaagttctgatgctggcctataaagctctgaatagtttaggaccaaaatacatcagtgacctcctgacccagtatgaaccatccagatccctcaggtcatctggatccggtcttttatcagttcccagagtcagaaccagacacggagaagctgcattcagcttttatgctccttatatctggaacaaactcccagaaagcctcagatcagctgaaacactcagtttatttaaatccaggttgaagactcacctgttctcagctgcatttgaataaagcaccaaatccacactttaagcttaaatttcaaaacttacatttaactactgattttatctactgttctgattttatctgttttgattttatatactgttgtttgtttgtttgttttttgtttgttaattagtcagttagtttatttgcttgttttattcaattttaaatcatgttttttatttgttcttgtttctaatgtctctgtaaagcactttgaatcaccttgttgttgaattgtgctatacaaataaacttgccttgccttgccttcatCTATCTGCCTTGCAAAATAAGAGAAGGTTCATATTCCAGGACCTTCTGACTGTATTGGAAGAGAGATAAATGGAACTTATTCTAAGCATCAAGAGTTTGGACGTGTgagaacacaggaaaaaactgtTAGTTCTTTTTGCACTTTACGCTGCACTCGCAAATATATCATCTTGTGCATTACCATTTCACACAATAG
It encodes:
- the adra2db gene encoding alpha-2Db adrenergic receptor; translation: MDLTQLSLLLENVSNVENTTDAPFALPHTEAATALIILVVTVIISVTIVGNVLVIVAVLTSRALRAPQNLFLVSLASADILVATLVIPFSLVNEVMGYWYFGSTWCAFYLALDVLFCTSSIVHLCAISLDRYWSVTKAVSYNLKRTPKRIKSMIAVVWIISAIISFPPLLMTKHDERECLLNDETWYILSSCLVSFFAPGLIMILVYCKIYKVAKQRSSTVFVAKNGLERQPSQSETCFVRKDRFEMESPSSQSSGSHPQKQGELDDIDLEESCCASDTKPRHHRFTKRRKVEGSDSCPPQNCRLSWASARALQLYPEQKNPAGRQQLAAANKTKVAQMREKRFTFVLAVVMGVFVLCWFPFFFTYSLHAICRESCYIPAALFNLFFWIGYCNSSVNPIIYTIFNRDFRKAFKKIICRTSKRT